The Podospora pseudopauciseta strain CBS 411.78 chromosome 2 map unlocalized CBS411.78m_2, whole genome shotgun sequence genome has a window encoding:
- the SPE1 gene encoding Ornithine decarboxylase (BUSCO:EOG09261V03; EggNog:ENOG503NVRJ; COG:E), with translation MVMPTLLADRFVSLDYTELTNNHVFLKSCNNGYFEQHNHHHLGEHHHHEGPTAKELIGNALRQRVESIDHEDCEPGEEDTFFVADLGEVYRQHLRWKMNLPRVKPFYAVKCNPDPMLLKLLAALGNGFDCASKAEIEQVLRMGVDPSRIIYAQPCKTNSYVRYVAQQGVRAMTFDNADELRKIARFYPEAELYLRILTDDTSSLCRLSMKFGASLDSTDGLLALARDLNLNVVGVSFHVGSGASDPSAFLKAVRDSHMVFQQAASYGFSLKTLDVGGGFCADNTFEQMAGVLREALDEYFPAHSGINLIAEPGRFYASAAYTLACNVIARRTIQDTALINNGTTTPDPSYMLYVNDGLYGNFSSIMFDHQHPEAKVLRAGGQTLYDTPAANGMDDRSGVEYSIWGPTCDGIDRITESIRFPVVLDVGDWLYFEDMGAYTKCSATTFNGFSNEHDVIYVCSEPGAKALLDL, from the exons ATGGTTATGCCAACTTTGCTCGCCGATCGCTTCGTATCACTCGATTATACGGAATTAACGAATAATCATGTCTTTTTAAAGAGCTGCAACAATGGCTACTTTGAGCAacacaaccatcaccattTAGGtgaacaccaccaccatgagGGTCCTACCGCCAAGGAGCTGATTGGCAATGCCCTCCGCCAGCGCGTGGAGAGCATTGACCACGAGGACTGCGAGCCCGGAGAGGAGGACACCTTCTTTGTGGCCGACCTCGGTGAGGTCTACCGCCAGCACCTCCGCTGGAAGATGAACTTGCCTCGCGTCAAGCCCTTCTATG CCGTCAAGTGCAACCCGGACCCTATGCTCCTCAAGTTGCTGGCTGCCCTTGGCAATGGCTTCGATTGCGCCTCCAAGGCCGAGATTGAGCAGGTCCTCCGCATGGGAGTTGACCCCTCCCGCATCATCTATGCTCAGCCCTGCAAGACCAACTCGTATGTGCGCTACGTTGCCCAGCAGGGCGTGCGTGCCATGACCTTTGACAATGCCGACGAGCTTCGCAAGATTGCCCGCTTCTACCCCGAGGCCGAGCTTTATCTGCGCATCCTTACCGACGACACGTCGTCCCTTTGCCGCCTTAGCATGAAGTTTGGCGCCTCGCTCGACTCGACTGATGGTCTTTTGGCCTTGGCCCGCGACTTGAACCTTAACGTCGTGGGTGTCAGCTTCCACGTTGGCTCTGGCGCTTCGGACCCTAGCGCTTTCTTGAAGGCCGTCCGTGACTCGCACATGGTCTTTCAGCAGGCTGCCTCTTATGGCTTTTCGCTCAAGACTCTGGACGTCGGCGGTGGCTTCTGCGCCGACAACACCTTTGAGCAGATGGCTGGTGTTCTCCGTGAAGCTCTCGACGAGTATTTCCCCGCTCACAGCGGTATCAACTTGATTGCTGAGCCCGGCCGTTTCTACGCCTCGGCTGCCTACACTTTGGCCTGCAACGTCATTGCCCGCCGCACCATCCAGGACACCGCCTTGATTAACAACGGCACCACGACTCCCGATCCCAGCTACATGCTATATGTCAACGATGGTCTGTATGGCAACTtcagcagcatcatgttTGATCACCAGCACCCCGAGGCCAAGGTGCTCCGCGCCGGCGGCCAGACTCTGTATgacacccccgccgccaacgGTATGGATGACCGCAGCGGAGTGGAGTACAGCATCTGGGGCCCGACCTGCGACGGCATCGATCGCATCACCGAGAGCATCCGCTTCCCTGTTGTCCTGGACGTTGGTGACTGGCTCTACTTTGAGGACATGGGTGCCTACACCAAATGCTCCGCCACCACTTTCAACGGCTTTTCCAACGAGCACGACGTCATCTACGTGTGCAGTGAGCCCGGTGCCAAGGCTCTTTTGGACTTGTAA
- the PRS5_1 gene encoding ribose-phosphate pyrophosphokinase (EggNog:ENOG503NUAS; COG:E; COG:F): MTRKTSSNMVRNISILSGNSHPSLALSICNYLSISPSERILCKFSSGESRCEIQDSVRGKDVYIIQSFGVGEDPNYKVNDYLMEVCIMIAACKGGSARRVTAVLPLFPYSRQPDLAFSKAGAPLRGDKGLVVDGEGKAGSGKAGAYTFESVPVTPHPNIARTAGLGSKGLDMTDVVGRVTNSNNNTGGVGYRGGTPSGIQTPPLQLITYGTGNNNNTFPPPSPGQFTTHDYENPSLMLSLHPPKPNYKQWMAQSGSLVADLLTCSGADRILTCDLHEQTYQGFFDMPVDNLHARPFLCKYISQHILPTTNSVTIISPDAGGAKRATAIADVLNLPFALIHKERRHPKFIPGKNSAKATMMLVGEVKGRTCLLIDDLVDTGNTITRAAKLLKREGAERVVAVVTHGVFSGDALERIESSALDKVVVTNTIDQTAHLRRCGKVEVLDVSGVFGEAVRRVHFGESLAGLFEGGGML, from the coding sequence ATGACACgcaaaacctcctccaacatgGTCCGCAACATCTCTATCCTCTCAGGCaactcccacccctccctcgccctctccatctgcaactacctctccatctccccctccgagCGCATCCTCTGCAAGTTCTCCTCTGGCGAGTCCCGCTGCGAAATCCAAGACTCCGTCCGAGGGAAAGACGTCTACATCATCCAATCGTTTGGCGTGGGGGAGGATCCAAACTACAAAGTCAATGACTACCTCATGGAAGTCTGCATCATGATCGCGGCGTGCAAAGGCGGGAGCGCAAGGAGGGTAACAGCCGTGTTGCCACTGTTTCCATATAGTCGACAGCCCGACCTGGCTTTCTCCAAGGCAGGGGCACCGCTTCGTGGGGATAAAGGACTGGTGGTAGACGGCGAGGGAAAAGCGGGATCTGGGAAAGCAGGAGCGTACACCTTTGAAAGCGTCCCCGtcaccccccacccaaaTATAGCTCGCACAGCAGGGTTGGGCAGCAAAGGGTTAGACATGACCGATGTCGTCGGTCGAGTAACCAACAGCAATAACAACACCGGAGGAGTGGGATACCGAGGCGGCACCCCCTCCGGAAtccaaaccccccctttACAACTCATCACCTACGGAAcaggcaacaacaacaacaccttcccaccaccttccccgGGGCAATTTACAACCCACGACTACGaaaacccctccctcatgctctccctccacccccccaaaccaaactACAAACAATGGATGGCCCAATCCGGCTCCCTGGTCGCCGACCTCCTAACCTGCTCAGGCGCAGACCGCATCCTAACCTGCGACCTCCACGAGCAAACCTACCAAGGCTTCTTCGACATGCCCGTCGACAACCTCCACGCCCGCCCCTTTTTGTGCAAATACATCTCCCaacacatcctccccaccaccaactccgTAACAATCATCTCCCCCGACGCAGGCGGGGCAAAGCgcgccaccgccatcgcaGACGTGTTGAACCTCCCATTCGCCCTGATCCACAAAGAGAGGCGACATCCCAAGTTCATTCCCGGGAAGAATAGCGCCAAAGCGACGATGATGCTTGTGGGGGAGGTAAAAGGACGGACGTGCTTGTTGATTGATGATTTGGTTGACACGGGGAATACCATCACCAGAGCGGCCAAGCTGTTGAAACGGGAGGGGGCCGAGAGGGTAGTGGCTGTGGTTACGCATGGAGTTTTCTCGGGGGATGCGCTGGAGCGGATCGAGAGTAGCGCCCTCGACAAGGTGGTAGTGACCAACACGATTGACCAGACGGCGCATTTGAGGAGGTGTGGCAAGGTCGAGGTGCTGGATGTGAGCGGCGTGTTTGGGGAGGCGGTTAGGAGGGTGCACTTTGGGGAGAGCCTTGCTGGGttgtttgaggggggagggatgttgTAG
- the naa20 gene encoding N-alpha-acetyltransferase 20 (COG:S; BUSCO:EOG09264ABT; EggNog:ENOG503P2GK): protein MANFRRFRPDDLNKLSKCNLDPLTETYELSFYLQYYAKWPSLFQVAEDENGNIIGYIMGKLESSPDVYKFSEHYLPWHAHITAVTVAPEARRLGIGKLLTEQLEAAGDAGNAWFVDLFVRKTNYKAIKFYESMGYSIFRVVKEYYGDHSTDPTQDSEDAYDMRKPLKRDVKKEHIRADGEKHEIDPTDVW, encoded by the exons ATGGCCAACTTTCGCCGGTTCAGGCCTGATGACCTGAACAAGCTATCAAAATGCAACCTGGATCCTCTCACAGAGACATATGAACTGTCCTTCTATCTTCAGTATTACGCAAAATGGCCATCACTCTTCCAGGTTGCTGAAGACGAGAATGGAAACATTATCGGATACA TAATGGGAAAGCTCGAGTCGTCTCCTGACGTCTACAAATTCTCAGAGCATTATCTTCCTTGGCACGCCCACATCACAGCCGTCACCGTGGCCCCTGAGGCTCGCCGACTTGGTATTGGCAAGCTCCTCACAGAGCAGCTCGAGGCCGCTGGTGATGCCGGAAACGCCTGGTTCGTCGACTTGTTTGTGCGCAAGACAAACTACAAGGCCATCAAATTCTATGAAAGCATGGGCTACAGTATTTTCAGGGTGGTCAAGGAATACTATGGCGACCATTCAACCGACCCCACTCAGGACAGCGAGGATGCCTACGATATGCGAAAACCATTGAAGAGAGATGTCAAGAAAGAGCACATCAGGGCTGATGGGGAGAAGCATGAGATTGACCCAACCGACGTGTGGTGA
- a CDS encoding uncharacterized protein (EggNog:ENOG503PG7N) encodes MIDHHLGQETAQILSSSCSSVLLSSSSYRLSLCPVSTTVPSAVSITPLSDLPLVTTTTTPLPAKMLDPLYGLATLSSWTPTFDPSSTTIITTTTTLPEQRDPSMLDNTSSSSDCYWIRLFLKVSILCGWFSERIRSYARLCQEACQEHSEERRLWTLNPNHPSSSLIPIHSSSLLRPLPRGSPTTFPKFRLLPAELRQQIWAEALPKSRIMLLQLPKQNNHISNLTGDWLHKFSSRPRRDTTTTTTRLARGRSFSSREGEKYSFATTSSSYPSSKSNIFTCSTPPPVLLSVCSESRLAALKRYRLGLAPRGHPQPRIYVDLSTDVIGLSNEVMSSTSGKNLIRLTPDMRLVRHVCLAGQNAGGFMSSRGALVLDSVESLLVVENGLFGSGMVPRVAGLDWEYWVRWQCRKGLARFGFGGERFGVRGGVSTRETWEGKGFGMGVSGE; translated from the coding sequence ATGATagaccaccacctcggccaAGAAACAGCACAAATTTTGTCGTCATCGTGCTCATCTGTACTCttgtcctcatcgtcctACAGGCTGAGTCTCTGCCCGGTATCGACTACGGTCCCCTCCGCGGTATCGATCACCCCCCTTAGTGATCTTCCGCTCGtaacaaccacaaccacaccacTACCCGCCAAAATGCTGGATCCCCTCTACGGCctcgccaccctctcctcctggACACCCACCTTTgacccctccagcaccacaatcatcaccaccaccaccaccctccccgagCAGCGGGACCCCTCCATGCTGgacaacaccagcagcagctccgACTGTTACTGGATCCGGCTCTTCCTCAAAGTATCCATCCTCTGCGGCTGGTTCAGCGAGCGAATCCGGTCCTACGCCCGGTTATGTCAAGAAGCCTGCCAAGAACACTCTGAAGAGCGCCGCCTCTGGACCCTcaacccaaaccacccctcctcttcccttaTCCCAatccactcctcctccctcctccgccccctaCCCAGAGGATCCCCAACAACCTTTCCCAAattccgcctcctccccgccgaaCTCAGACAGCAAATCTGGGCCGAAGCGCTCCCCAAATCACGCATCatgctcctccagctccccaaGCAGAACAATCacatctccaacctcacAGGCGATTGGCTGCACAAGTTTTCATCCCGTCCAAGAagagacaccaccaccaccaccactcgtCTCGCCAGGGGTAGATCGTTTTCGTCTCGCGAAGGGGAGAAATACTCCTTcgccaccacctcgtcctcctaCCCCTCTTCCAAATCCAACATCTTCACCTGCagcacccctcccccggtACTACTGTCTGTCTGCTCCGAATCGCGGCTTGCCGCGCTCAAGAGGTATCGTCTCGGACTTGCTCCACGTGGACACCCCCAGCCGAGGATCTACGTTGATCTTTCGACCGACGTCATTGGTTTGTCGAATGAGGTCATGTCGTCAACCTCTGGGAAGAATTTGATCAGGCTGACGCCGGATATGAGGCTTGTGAGGCATGTCTGTCTGGCTGGGCAGAACGCGGGGGGGTTCATGAGCTCGAGGGGGGCGCTGGTGTTGGATTCGGTGGAGAgcttgctggtggtggagaatgggttgtttgggagCGGGATGGTGCCTAGGGTTGCGGGGCTGGATTGGGAGTATTGGGTTCGGTGGCAGTGTAGGAAGGGGTTGGCgaggtttgggtttgggggggagaggtttggggtgagggggggggttagtaCGAGGGAGActtgggaggggaaggggtttgggatgggggtaAGTGGTGAGTAA
- a CDS encoding uncharacterized protein (EggNog:ENOG503NVPD), with amino-acid sequence MASYTPRHSRHPSLDLSQTTSYSPSRERRQSKASSFADRPGTPLRNGFASSDMDLAMMNGDGGGNGLGNLADELAGLDDDYDDYDDYDEDVPEGEYDDDNELQKSQITTRGNSPHKTQGTNFEDTDDTDLDQKGGQQVRDSGVDVEHSPSRGSSLPHRLRNNSLGVPSPSGKHGHRRKGSAYDGSEYGSESDLDNGGMPPRLIEKMDEVESLARRGTEKTGGPLDGTFQRVTEGLRDLGSQAGVEGGATRLITAHSAVTTHLSHQNRQMHNLSFPLLSPLVAPPDPEAIEELLPMLISLSELMPRPSTTALQSLSSLHSLTTDLVNTLNYLSDTIHMSRQTTNIATRRLKSAKDLVAEIKHDEELREEGERWLAKGKWGERLERRECANVCGEVVGGFEKVCEGWRKRLVELARAEEMGQA; translated from the exons ATGGCGTCGTACACACCGCGGCATTCCCGGCATCCATCTCTCGATCTCAGCCAAACCACTTCGTACTCTCCCTCCCGCGAGCGCCGCCAGTccaaagcctcctccttcgccgACCGCCCCGGGACACCCCTCCGCAACGGTTTCGCCTCGTCTGATATGGATTTGGCAATGATGAacggtgatggcggtggcaaCGGCCTTGGCAACCTGGCCGACGAGTTGGCCGGGCTTGACGATGACTACGATGACTATGACGACTACGACGAGGATGTCCCGGAGGGAGAGTACGACGATGACAACGAGCTACAGAAAAGCCAGATAACCACCCGCGGAAACAGTCCACACAAAACACAGGGAACTAATTTCGAGGATACGGATGACACAGACCTGGACCAGAAAGGTGGCCAGCAGGTGCGGGATAGCGGTGTCGATGTAGAGCACAGCCCATCACGAGGAAGCAGTCTCCCACACAGGTTGAGGAATAACAGTCTGGGCGTACCCTCGCCCAGCGGGAAGCACGGGCacaggagaaaaggcagcgCATATGACGGCAGTGAATATGGCAGCGAGAGCGACCTCGACAATGGCGGGATGCCACCACGCTTAATAGAGAAAATGGATGAGGTGGAAAGTCTGGCGAGACGGGGGACAGAGAAGACGGGAGGGCCGTTGGATGGGACATTTCAGAGGGTTACTGAAGGGCTGCGGGATTTGGGCAGTCAAGCGGgtgtggagggtggtgccaCTAG GTTAATAACCGCCCACTCGGCCGTGACAACTCACCTGAGCCATCAAAACAGACAAATGCacaacctctccttcccgCTCTTGTCGCCCCTGGTAGCACCACCAGATCCGGAGGCTATCGAAGAGCTGTTGCCGATGCTCATCAGTCTTTCGGAACTCATGCCTCGGCCTTCGACAACCGCTCTCCAGTCATTATCCTCGCTTCACAGCCTGACAACGGATCTGGTGAATACGCTCAACTATCTGAGCGACACGATTCACATGTCAAGGCAAACCACCAATATTGCCACAAGAAGGTTAAAGTCGGCGAAAGATCTCGTGGCGGAGATCAAGCATGATGAGGAGCtgagagaggaaggggagaggtggcTAGCAAAGGGGAAGTGGGGTGAGAGATTGGAGCGAAGGGAATGTGCGAATGTGTGTGGTGAAGTAGTGGGCGGGTTTGAGAAGGTATGTGAAggctggaggaagaggctggTGGAGTTGGCCAGAGCAGAAGAGATGGGCCAAGCTTAA